In Podospora pseudopauciseta strain CBS 411.78 chromosome 2 map unlocalized CBS411.78m_2, whole genome shotgun sequence, the genomic stretch AGGCCAAGCTGTACATGATCAAAATGTACGCCACGGCGTCCATTCCGGAACCGGCAATGAATGCCATTTGTTCTTCGGTAGCGCCCATAAACAGAAAGCCTGAGGCGTAGAGGAGCTGTATGTGTGTGTTAGCAACACATTGAAGTAGCCCGGTTAGCAAAGACTTACAAAAACAGGAACATATTGGAAGCTGTTGATCTGTGTCCCGTCCTCTGATACGCCTGCCTTGTCCCTGAGCACAAAAGAGATCTCGATGATGCGAGTGACACCAACGGCCATCAATGTATACCCAAATGCTGCGTGTGTCATCGCACTCGTCATCAGCTCCTGAGGATGCGCCGACATGGCCCATCCTGTAATGAAGATGACAAAGCCAGGGACGAAGTTGCGCTTGGGGGTGCCGTCTCGGCCCTTGCTCAGCCAAACTCCAGCGAGGCCGGCACTCCACCAAATGATGCCCATGGTCGTGTGCTGCCAGTCATTCCTGACCCATTCGGTTCCCCATCTGTGCTCAGTGAAGGTGTTGACACAACCCCATGCAGCAATAACGGCGCTGTCGAAGAACTCTTGGCTGCGGCCAGTCCGACGGAGCCAAATCTGACCAACGAGCAGCACGATGGTAAGGAGGACGCCGTATGCGATGAAGGCACTGCCCATGATGAAGTGAGCGGCACATTGTCCCAGGTGATCACCCTGGCAAAAGCCCAGTAGAGTGATACCTCCAAACAGCATCTGAACCCATGATAGCAGCGGGAATGCTTTTCCGTTGACGCTGTGAAGAATGCGAATGAAGGGACGGATACGGCCGTGGATGCCCCGCTCGAGATGTAGCTTCAAGTAGACGCCCAAGACAATCTGAGCAACCAGAAGAAAGAACAACGGTGTTGCGGCCTTTGCGTGGGCGTTTTCCGGGTTGAATTCGCGGCCCTTGTGGAGATGGCCGAGGGCGTAGCCTAGCAATGCCAGTACGGTGCTGCCAACTTGCAGTGGGACGTGCCAACGGCTTTTGACGATCTGGGTGTGCGCGCCATTGTCAGCCCCAGCTCTTCGCTTCGAGATGTCGATAACAACCCCTACTACGCCGTTGACTTACCCCAAGCACCATCCCCAAGGGAAACAGTATCCCAAAGGTAAACGTCTGTAAAAATATGTGTATCCATAGTGTTGTATCCTGGTATGTTGTCAGCAAGACTCGATACCCTGGATTCCAATGCTGCCCAGAGCTCACGTCTAACATACGATTGGATCCAGCGATATGGTTGACCCTTCCGGGATGTTGTCCCCGCCGTGATTTCCATGCGATAGCGCCATTGGGAGAAGTGCGGCGGCTACTGTGATCCTGGCGATCGAAGGAGAGATTCGAGGGACATAACGCAACAGAGACGAGGAGCCAATGCTCTCCGCCTGGGTAGCAAAAGTCATGGCGAGGACTCGGTTTCGGCAGGACAAGCAGCTCCCTGGAAGACCGCTTCACTGTGGACGAGCTTGCGCAACTTTGGCACGAATGCACGGATCACCGGTGTCGAAAAGATCAGATGAATGCGGGCGATGACGTTACTGTTATCGTGGGGTTCGTGGCGGACGACGGACAACGAAGGCGCAACCGAGAACAGGAACAGGAACAGGAACAGACACAGGGCTTTCAGGTGCCAGCCGCGGTGGCCAGAAGTTTATCGTTATAAAGGGAGCATGAGAATTTGATCCTTCTTGGAAAAAAAGGGATGGGCTTTTCGATCCGGCCTCTTCGGCATCGAAATCTTGTCCAAGCTGCTTGGATTTCCTTGGACAACTCGGCGCTCATATCGACCTGTAACTGCTTCACCCCTGCAGTCGGGTACTCGCTCCTCGGCATTGGGATGCGTGATTGGCCAAGCAAGCAATTCTGTGGGTCTCAATCTAACTGCTTTTGGCCAAGCCTGGGCGCCGGGATATACTGGCTTGTCCAAGTGGGCATGTTCCTCATGTTTCCTCGAGTCGACATCTTGGGAGATGGAAAACATCGCCAGTTGTTTCACACATTTTGCTCAAGATGTTGGTGTGAGTCGCACAGAGATTACTATTCGGGGCTTACTGGTAACATTGCGCAGGTACCGTCAGCTTCGCCAAAGGTACTCTGCAGCGGAGGGGGGGCCACTGTTCATCTCTTGGCACCGTTACACAGCCATCCGGACAATCGGGGCACAGCAGACAAGCTTTTGAGGCTTCATTAACTCAGGTTGGCAATTAATAATAACATCGCAATTATTTTCCCTGGGCAGCGAGCTTCATGTCGGCCTCCCACTCCTTTTGCATCTCGTCTGCAAACACATCATCGCTCAAGACCCTCCACCCCACTAGAGCCATGCCTTTCCCGCACTCCACCGCTCTCGCAAACGCGTCCTCCGTTGCGGCGGCCCTCGTAAATCCCTTGGTGTGGTTCGGCGAGCCCTCCTCCGTGCCGATTCCGAAAACACCGTGGAACCCGGGGCACTCGTAGCAGACGTCGCCCATGTCGGTGCTACCAGCTAGGATATCCTTCGGCTCGTCATAAGAGACCGTTCCCTCCGGCATCGCCTCGACATATGCCTTGCACAGCGATGCGCTTGGTCGAACGTCGGCATACGAGTTGAGGGGCTCCGTGTGCATCTGGCAGCCGGTTGCGAGCGCAGCGCCCTCAAAACACTTCAGCACTCGCTGCCACAGCGCCTCCGCCTGCGCACGTGTTTGGCTGCGGATGTAGTATTCGACGCAGCAGTTCCCCGGTGTGACGTTGGGCCGGTCACCGGCCGATCTGAAGATACCGTGGATGCGATCGTACGGGCGAATTTGCTGGCGCAGCATGCTGATGGCATTGTACGAGAGGCACACAGCATCGAGTGCGTTGACTCCGTCCCAGGGCGCGATGGCCGCGTGCGACTCCTTGCCGGTGAAGTGGACACGGAACTTGACGTTGGCCAGCATGCGCACAAAAGAGACGCCCCGGATGTGGGACGGGAGGTTGTGGCCTGGCCCTGGATGGACCATCAACGCTGCCGAAGCTCCCTTGTAAGCGCCGGCTGCGATCAACTTCAGTttaccaccacctccctcctcggcaggAGTCCCCAGGAGACGAACACGACCTGGCAGGCCGGATGCCTTGAGAGCGGCCGCAAGGCCAAGGAACGAGGCGAACGATGCTGAGGCAATCAAGTTGTGTCCACAGGCGTGGCCGATGCCAGGAAGGGCGTCATACTCGGCATTGAAGATGACAAGACGGCCACCAGAGCCGAACTCGGCAGAGAATGATGTCTCGAGCCCAAAGGCATGGGGCGTCACCTTGAAGCCCAGTGAGGTCAGGATGGTGACGAAGGCTTCGTGTGCCTTGAACTCTTCATATGCTAGCTCGGGGTTGGAGTGTatttggtggttgatggatgATATCTCGGCGTTTCTAGCTTGTATCTCATTTTCGATCACGGACGTCCACTGTTGAGCCATGTTGgtgaggatgttgatgaggactTGATGAAAAGGAttggtgatggatgatgccAGCCAGGAGAAGAACTCAATTGGGCAACCGTCTTGTATCAGGTTTTGGACAGACCACAACGCCGAATATCCTCAAAACGGTCCGCCAAGGTCTCTGCGAACGGCTCAACTCTCAGCATCACAAAGATCGGTCCGGCTGATGATGGCATTGGATGGTTTGCCCTTGGCGCTCCCCGCCATGACAACCCCACCGTTCTCTGATGGTGTTGGTCACTTCGACCAATGGTGCGAGAGTGTGTTCAATATCATCGAGACGGCCATTCGTTCAATTACCTACTCACGCTACTCTGCCGATACCTGAGAGCAAAATGATTTCATTGGATATACCGAGACGAAGGAGCAAATCGTAAACTCGACGCCAGGTGCGCAATCACCCCCGCATCCCCCACATGCCGCCGAAACCAGCAACTGGCACGCCGAGACACGAGGCTTGAAAGATGTCGCGAATCTTGGCCATTCCAACCCTTGACCCACCCTCTTGAAGCAGCAATACACAACGCATTGCTTGAACAAGACCTTCATCTTTGAGTTCCCCCAACGCCCAGATTCGCTTGAACGGATCTGTCGTCTCGATCCCCGCCCAGAACAGCGGCCATTGCATGCGATCTGGCTGGTCTTCTCTGCCGGTGGCCAAGCTTTTCTGGATGAGGAGCAACAAAGAATCAACGACGTCGGCAATCTTGACAGCCTGGGGCTGGGGTGAAGAAAAGGCGAGATGTTCCTCAGTCAAACTGCATCGGAAGTGGTAGATGCGGAGTGTATAAAAGTTCACTCCAGCCCAATCTGCATTCAACATCACACGATCTCGGAGCGCAGCATTTGAAGAGGTTAGGCGTAGAACGCGAAGAGGACCTGGCTCACACTGCAAGGCCTGTATC encodes the following:
- a CDS encoding uncharacterized protein (EggNog:ENOG503NX85; COG:S), with the protein product MTFATQAESIGSSSLLRYVPRISPSIARITVAAALLPMALSHGNHGGDNIPEGSTISLDPIDTTLWIHIFLQTFTFGILFPLGMVLGRRAGADNGAHTQIVKSRWHVPLQVGSTVLALLGYALGHLHKGREFNPENAHAKAATPLFFLLVAQIVLGVYLKLHLERGIHGRIRPFIRILHSVNGKAFPLLSWVQMLFGGITLLGFCQGDHLGQCAAHFIMGSAFIAYGVLLTIVLLVGQIWLRRTGRSQEFFDSAVIAAWGCVNTFTEHRWGTEWVRNDWQHTTMGIIWWSAGLAGVWLSKGRDGTPKRNFVPGFVIFITGWAMSAHPQELMTSAMTHAAFGYTLMAVGVTRIIEISFVLRDKAGVSEDGTQINSFQYVPVFLLYASGFLFMGATEEQMAFIAGSGMDAVAYILIMYSLAFLVFLVVMMFINVYDRAANPPSKITLNGHARSGDEAQVQDASEFELDGLMTDDEDDDKAASRKLLKNEGSQQNGFASPSAIARNDERLA
- a CDS encoding uncharacterized protein (MEROPS:MER0014418; COG:E; EggNog:ENOG503NUFT), giving the protein MAQQWTSVIENEIQARNAEISSINHQIHSNPELAYEEFKAHEAFVTILTSLGFKVTPHAFGLETSFSAEFGSGGRLVIFNAEYDALPGIGHACGHNLIASASFASFLGLAAALKASGLPGRVRLLGTPAEEGGGGKLKLIAAGAYKGASAALMVHPGPGHNLPSHIRGVSFVRMLANVKFRVHFTGKESHAAIAPWDGVNALDAVCLSYNAISMLRQQIRPYDRIHGIFRSAGDRPNVTPGNCCVEYYIRSQTRAQAEALWQRVLKCFEGAALATGCQMHTEPLNSYADVRPSASLCKAYVEAMPEGTVSYDEPKDILAGSTDMGDVCYECPGFHGVFGIGTEEGSPNHTKGFTRAAATEDAFARAVECGKGMALVGWRVLSDDVFADEMQKEWEADMKLAAQGK